The genomic interval AGAAATGATCAGACTACCGTCGATTCTAAAATGCATATGCGAGCTACAATTAAAGAAGTGCAAGCAGCTATTGTAGATCTGCAAAAAGAGATTGCTAAAAAAGCAGAAGAACATGTTAAGGTGATCATGCCAGGTTATACGCATTTGCAAACAGGACAGCCTATTCTTCTTTCCCACTGGATTATGGCATATTTTTGGATGTTAAGACGCGATTACACAAGATTTGAAGATCTTTACAATCGAATGGATGAATGTCCTTTAGGTGCAGCTGCATTGGCCGGAACGACATTCCCGATCGATAGACATTTTACTGCGCAAGAATTAGGTTTTGAACGGCCGACTGAAAATAGTATTGATTCGGTGAGTGATCGTGATCACATGATAGAATTTACGGCAGCAGCGGCAATGTGCTTTATGCATTTAACACGTTTGGCTGAAGAACTCGTTATGTTTACGAGTCAAGATTTTAAATTTATTGAACTTTCTGACGATTTTTGCACAGGATCGAGTATCATGCCGCAGAAAAAAAATCCAGATGTCGTAGAAAAAATGCGTGGTAAAAGTGGACGGATGTATGGAAATCTTATGGCTATGTTGACAATTATGAAAGGAATACCGCTTGCTTATAACACAGATATGAGCGAAGATAAAGCACAAGTTTATGATTCTATGGATACACTTATGGCCAGTCTGCAAATTCTTATTCCTATGATTGAAAAAATGAAGGTTAATGGCGATAAGACACGAGCAGCAGCGGCAAGAGGTTTTTCAAATGCTACAGATATGGCAGATTATTTGGCGAGAAAAGGAGTTCCTTTCCGTGAAGCTCATAGTATCGTTGGTAGTGCCGTAAATTATTGCATTAAACATGAAAAGATGCTTGAGGAACTTACACTTGAGGAATTACATGCTTTCAGTGAAAAAATTGAAAAAGATATTTATGAGGCAATTACGCTAGAAGCTTGCATTAATGCAAGGAAGTCATATGGGGGAACTTCTTTTGAAGCCTTTGCTCATCAGATTAAGGTGGCTAAAAACATGGTTGATATGAAATAACGAGTGAAAACAAGTTCTCATAAAATGTGTCTTAGTTCAGAGGAAGATAAGCTTCCTTTGAACTAGGCAGAAAAATGCTATTAACTTTGTCGGTACAAAGCTCGTTCATAAAATATTTTGTAATAGAGGGGGACTTTACGATGACATCCGTCTTTTGGTTGCAACTTTTAATCGTAATGATTTGTATTGGTATAGGTGGAAGATATGGCGGAGTTGGACTTGGAGCCGCTGGTGGCGTAGGAGTGTCCGTATTAGTATTAATATTTGGGATGAAACCATCAGCACCTCCTACGAGTGTTATTTTCATTATTATTGCCGTTATTTCATGTGTGAGTGTATTACAAGCGGCTGGCGGGCTTGATATGCTAGTCAAATTAGCGGAAAAAGCATTGCGGAAAAAACCTAGTGCGATCACTTTTTTGGGACCAATTATTTGTTCAATTTTCAGTATATTCTGTGGAACAACGTATGTAGCATTTTCTGTGTATCCAGTTGTAGCAGAAGTTGCCGCGGAAGCGAAAATTCGTCCTGAAAGACCACTTTCAATGTCTGTAATTGCTGCGGGCATTGCAATAATTGTAAGCCCTATGAGTGCAGCTACAGCAGGTATGTTGGGAATCTTGGGTGGGGCAGGCGTAACGCCTCTTAAGCTTTTAAGCATTACCCTGCCGGCATTTTTTATCGCTCTCATATGTGGATGTTTTTCTGTATATAAAAGAGGACAAGAACTAGAGCATGATCCGGAATTTAAAAGGCGCGTTGCTGCAGGTGAATACGAGTCTCTTCATCACACCGATACAAAAGATAATAAATTGACCCCAAATGCGAAATCAGGTCTTATTATTTTTGCATTAGGTATTGCAGGTGTTATTTTCTTGGGTTCGGTAACCTCACTTTTACCTTCATGGGATGTGAATGGTGTTATGCAACGTCTCTCTACCCCAATGCTTATTCAAATGCTGATGTTAGCAACAGCCTGCTTTATTATATTAAACGGTAAGCTCCCAGCTGATAAATTAGCTGCGGGTTCTGTTTTTAGGGCCGGACTTATTGGTGTTGTAGGTGTATTTGGTGTAGGCTGGATGACCGGCACTTTTTTCGATGCATATAAACCAGAGTTTATTTCTTTATTTTCTGGAATGGTACAAACTGCTCCGCTTTTATTTGGTATCGTGTTATTTTGCTTTTCTGCTGTTATTTTTAGTCCGTCGGTTACGGTTGCATCACTTATGCCGCTAGGGCTTTCGCTGGGAATTCCACCAGAAATACTGATCGCTCTTTATCCGGCAACTTGTGGTGACTTTATTGTTCCAGGTGCCAATCAAATCAGTTGTGTGTCCTTTGACCGAACGGGGACAACAAAAATAGGTAAATTTGTCGTAAATCACAGTTATATGCGACCTGGTTTTGTCATGATCATTACAGGTGTAGCGGCAGGTTATTTTATTGTTAAGATATTATACTGATAGAGGTTAAAGTGAAAAATTAAGTAATTCTTATCGTAATTTTGTAATGATTATCTATGAGAGTGCGAATTTAAAAAGCTGGCGAAGATATGATGTCCTCGTCAGCTTTTTTATATCTTTATTTTGATTGTATAGCCTTTTCACGCTTAAGACTATATTCGGAAAATAGATAAATAATTCTATGAAGCGTTTACGGAAGACGTTTCTTTGTCGGCGTTCCGAGGTTAGCACCGATAACGCCGATAATAATGATGGCCCCACCGATCAAATGAAAGGCTTCTAAATTTTCGCCGAGATAAAATACGCCGGCAAAAATTGTGACTAACGTGGCAAAATTATTAAATACGCTCATCTTGGAGGCTTCCATTTTTGAAAGCGCATAATTGGATAAAAAAGAAGTGACAAGTGAGGAAAGAAGACCAAGATAGATTGTAGCGATTAAAAAATTTTTATCAGTAAATGGTGTAAAGTACTGTGAAAGAGTGTTATTGAACATGTGCTGAATGATTGCCATGCCATTGAAGAGCAGCATGCCAAGCAGTGACATAATATAAGTCAAAATGGCGAGAGAATAACGTTTTGTCAAACTTCTTGCTAAAACGTTATAAGAAGCAGCTGATAAAGTGGAGAAAAGGATAAGCAGTATACCTTTGCTGTTGGTTAGCTCAACGGCAAGTCCTTTCATTGCGAAGATATAAATAACGCCGGCAACGGATAAGCAGGTAAATAGTTTTTGCCTTAAAGTTGAGCGTTCTTTTAAAAAATATGCAGCAAAAGCTAAAGTGAAGATTGGCACGGTTGCTTGAATAATTCCCGCTTCAGAGGAAGAGGTATAAAGCAGTCCAAATGCCTGAAAAGAGAAAAATAAAGCTGGATAAAACAGCGCCAATGGCAGTATAGACAAAAGATCTCTAAATTTAATGGTCAGTTGGATTTTTCTAATGAAAAAGAAAAGTAAAATAGCTAGAAAGGAAATGCTAAAACGATGTGCCAATGTATCTAAAGGTGTTGCTGCGGTTAAAGCTATTTTTACAAACATAAATGAAAAACCGATAATGCATGCATAAATCAAGGATGCAAGATATGCTTTGTTAAGTTCTGACAAGATTATTTACCTCCAAGCGTTTAGGCTATTTATCGTAATAGAAATAGAGCTGACGTACAATATAATTCAATGCGATAGGTATAGTTTTGTGAAATTCAAAATTCTGGATTAAGTGTAGTTGATAAAAAACATAAGATTAACTTGTCTGTCTGCAAAATCTTATTATTGCGGTTTGTTAACACTTTTATTCGAAACTGGGGATATTGTTTTTACCATAACTTTTTCTTTATTAATGTCCAATTCTCCATTAAAAACGAAACCAAATTTCTGAAATAAATACATCGCATGTTGATTTTCTTCGTATACGCTTAGAAAGATTTCATTACAATGATATAAATCGATGAGATATTGAATTAAAGCCTTTAGCATGGAACTTCCAATGCCATTTCCTTGATGTTTTTCATCGATAAAAAAACGATCTAGCCATACACGCCCGCTGTTTCCTTCCTCTGGGAAATATCCATACATAGCAAATCCGATGAGAATCTGATCTTTGTAAAGACCAGCCGGTTTATAGTGTAGGCATGTTAATGCGTCTGTTAAACATTGCTGTACAGATTCAATATAATTTTTTTGCGTTGTTTTCACTTGTAAGCGTAAAACACTTTCGACTGTTTCTTTCGTTATTTCTTTGATTTCTATTTTCATCCTGCGTTCTTCCTTTTATTTTATCATTTAAAGTCAAACGATAACGTTCTATTTCTTAAGATTAAAGACTGCATTATAGACGGCAGTACAAAAAAACTAGATGTTTTTTGCTCGATGGGCGGCAATTTTAATGATAAGAGCACTTAAAAATAAAATACCTGCAGCAACCGCAAGTACTACTAGAAAAGCCTGATTAAATGCTGCTTGTGCTGCTAATTTTAATGTAGAAGCTGCAACCGGCGGTAACTGTTCGGCAATGATCAGTGCTTCATCTAAGCTATCACGTACAACTGTAGAAACTTTCAAATTTCCAAGTTGTAAGGATGAAGTGTAAATAAATGCTGAGATACTGCCCAAGATAGAAACGCCAATAACACTGCCAAGCTCATAAGAAACTTCCTCAATGGAGGATGCCATGCCTGCTTTTGATATTGGCGCATTGTTTATAATTGCATCCGAAGCAGCCGTCATTGCTCCGCCTATGCCGCTTCCAGCAATCACTAAGCAGATGACTTGCACACCTTGTGCAGCATTATGCGCAAATAGAAAACTTGTTAACCCGATTCCTGTGATGAAGAGTGAAATCCATTGAATAGTTAGCGTGTTGACCCACCGTAAGAGCCAACCAGCAATTAATCCGGAAAAGAAGGCGGCAATCGGGAATGCCATCGTGAATAACCCTGCCTCCAAGGGAGAAAGACCTCGAACCAGTTGAAATTGCTGTGTAAATGCCAATTCTGTACCAGTCAATACGAAAGTTGATACCATAGCGGTCAATGTGCCTAAGCAAAAACAAGGATTGTAAAACAACGTAAAGTCAATTAAAGGATCTGTATGACGATTTTGACGGTAAACAAAAATAATGATAGCTACGAGTCCGATACAAAAAGCAATGAAAGCTATTTCAAAAGAACCGTTGCGCCGACCAACTTCCTTGATAGCATAAACGAGTGTAACCAGGCCAACCATAATTTGAATAGAGCCAAACCAGTCCCATTTTTTATCGGTTTGTCCTCGCCAGTCAGGAATTAGCGGCAAGGTAAGGCATAAAGCAACCAAGATAACAGGAATATTAATTAAAAACACAGAGCCCCACCAATAGTATTCTAGTAAGGCACCGCCAATGAGTGGCCCAATACCTGCGCCGCCTGAAGCAATTGCTGCCCAGATGCCAATTGCCATGGAGCGTTCACGGTCATCAGTAAACGTGATTCGAATGATTGAAAGTGTTGCAGGCATCATCATTGCCGCGCCAATTGCCAGTAGAACGCGGGCGGCAATTAGAATATATGCAGCTGGTGCGTAGGCCGCTAAAGCTGAGGCTGTGCCAAAGATGATAAGACCGACGACAAATAATCGTTTATAACCTAAATGGTCACCTAATGTACCAAACGCTGGGAGCAAGCCTGCCATAACTAACGAATAGGCATTAATAATCCAAAGTTTTTCCGAAGCGGTAACGGATAAATCGTGTGTTAATCTCGGTAAAGCTGTATATAGGACGGTCATATCAATTGTAATTAGAAAAAGAGCACTGGAAACGATCATAAGAATCGTCCAGCGTTGTAATTTAGTGAACATAGTTCCTCCTTAGTAAACTGTTTCATTTGTAAATAATTGAGGATTAAAATTTAGGTGTTTTTGCATTGCAGGTATAATTGTTAAATGATTGCAAATTTGTATTGACGTTATTCAGCATAAACTATATTGTTAGAATATAGTCAATAGTTGAATCGTGAAGTGATTGGAGAAAAATAATGGAACTACGATTTACATCTGGACAAATATGCAAAATATTTGGTATCACCAAACAAACGCTGCTTTTTTATGATAAGAGCGATATTATAAAACCAAAATATATCGATGAAAGCAATGGATATCGCTATTATACATTGGATCAATTTGATCTTTTATATCTAATTCTCTCATTGCGTGAGACTGGAATACCTTTGGGGGAAATTAAAAATCTATTACGGCAGAGAACTTTAGATAAGACAATTATCATATTGGAAAACCAAATCGCTGCAATTCAAAATAAGATTGAAAATCTTCAAACCGCAAAAAATAGATTATATAAAAATCTCACACAAATTGAACAAATTAAGAAGATCAAAAAACATGAATTTATAATAAAAGCCGTACCAGAACAATACCTTTTGTCAATGCCGGTGCAGTATATCAATGGGGTGCCAGATTATGACCTGACATTATCGATAATAACAGAGCGAATGACCAATCAATTGATACCTTTCTATTGGGATGTTGGATGTATAATAGAGCGTGAATCATTCGAACTCGGCAAAGAAGAAATGTTTGTGGTATTAGAAAACTCTATAGAGGGTGAATATGTTAAACGGAAGCCTGCCGGAAATTATCTTTGCACTTGCCATCATGGCATTTATGGAACGCT from Massilibacillus massiliensis carries:
- a CDS encoding MerR family transcriptional regulator, with the protein product MELRFTSGQICKIFGITKQTLLFYDKSDIIKPKYIDESNGYRYYTLDQFDLLYLILSLRETGIPLGEIKNLLRQRTLDKTIIILENQIAAIQNKIENLQTAKNRLYKNLTQIEQIKKIKKHEFIIKAVPEQYLLSMPVQYINGVPDYDLTLSIITERMTNQLIPFYWDVGCIIERESFELGKEEMFVVLENSIEGEYVKRKPAGNYLCTCHHGIYGTLDNTYEKLFEYVKLNNLRLIGDVYEKYIINNLTTEDEKSYITEITVAIGNYDCEIDSGDNTR
- the argH gene encoding argininosuccinate lyase yields the protein MSKKLWGGRFEMPTNKLVEEYTASILLEPRLAPFDIKGSIVHATMLARQEIISQEDADKIIGGLRQVEKEIHDGKFVFSTIDEDIHMAVEKRMTEIIGEVGGRLHTARSRNDQTTVDSKMHMRATIKEVQAAIVDLQKEIAKKAEEHVKVIMPGYTHLQTGQPILLSHWIMAYFWMLRRDYTRFEDLYNRMDECPLGAAALAGTTFPIDRHFTAQELGFERPTENSIDSVSDRDHMIEFTAAAAMCFMHLTRLAEELVMFTSQDFKFIELSDDFCTGSSIMPQKKNPDVVEKMRGKSGRMYGNLMAMLTIMKGIPLAYNTDMSEDKAQVYDSMDTLMASLQILIPMIEKMKVNGDKTRAAAARGFSNATDMADYLARKGVPFREAHSIVGSAVNYCIKHEKMLEELTLEELHAFSEKIEKDIYEAITLEACINARKSYGGTSFEAFAHQIKVAKNMVDMK
- a CDS encoding DMT family transporter, with product MSELNKAYLASLIYACIIGFSFMFVKIALTAATPLDTLAHRFSISFLAILLFFFIRKIQLTIKFRDLLSILPLALFYPALFFSFQAFGLLYTSSSEAGIIQATVPIFTLAFAAYFLKERSTLRQKLFTCLSVAGVIYIFAMKGLAVELTNSKGILLILFSTLSAASYNVLARSLTKRYSLAILTYIMSLLGMLLFNGMAIIQHMFNNTLSQYFTPFTDKNFLIATIYLGLLSSLVTSFLSNYALSKMEASKMSVFNNFATLVTIFAGVFYLGENLEAFHLIGGAIIIIGVIGANLGTPTKKRLP
- a CDS encoding GNAT family N-acetyltransferase translates to MKIEIKEITKETVESVLRLQVKTTQKNYIESVQQCLTDALTCLHYKPAGLYKDQILIGFAMYGYFPEEGNSGRVWLDRFFIDEKHQGNGIGSSMLKALIQYLIDLYHCNEIFLSVYEENQHAMYLFQKFGFVFNGELDINKEKVMVKTISPVSNKSVNKPQ
- a CDS encoding anaerobic C4-dicarboxylate transporter family protein, whose protein sequence is MTSVFWLQLLIVMICIGIGGRYGGVGLGAAGGVGVSVLVLIFGMKPSAPPTSVIFIIIAVISCVSVLQAAGGLDMLVKLAEKALRKKPSAITFLGPIICSIFSIFCGTTYVAFSVYPVVAEVAAEAKIRPERPLSMSVIAAGIAIIVSPMSAATAGMLGILGGAGVTPLKLLSITLPAFFIALICGCFSVYKRGQELEHDPEFKRRVAAGEYESLHHTDTKDNKLTPNAKSGLIIFALGIAGVIFLGSVTSLLPSWDVNGVMQRLSTPMLIQMLMLATACFIILNGKLPADKLAAGSVFRAGLIGVVGVFGVGWMTGTFFDAYKPEFISLFSGMVQTAPLLFGIVLFCFSAVIFSPSVTVASLMPLGLSLGIPPEILIALYPATCGDFIVPGANQISCVSFDRTGTTKIGKFVVNHSYMRPGFVMIITGVAAGYFIVKILY
- a CDS encoding MFS transporter, which produces MFTKLQRWTILMIVSSALFLITIDMTVLYTALPRLTHDLSVTASEKLWIINAYSLVMAGLLPAFGTLGDHLGYKRLFVVGLIIFGTASALAAYAPAAYILIAARVLLAIGAAMMMPATLSIIRITFTDDRERSMAIGIWAAIASGGAGIGPLIGGALLEYYWWGSVFLINIPVILVALCLTLPLIPDWRGQTDKKWDWFGSIQIMVGLVTLVYAIKEVGRRNGSFEIAFIAFCIGLVAIIIFVYRQNRHTDPLIDFTLFYNPCFCLGTLTAMVSTFVLTGTELAFTQQFQLVRGLSPLEAGLFTMAFPIAAFFSGLIAGWLLRWVNTLTIQWISLFITGIGLTSFLFAHNAAQGVQVICLVIAGSGIGGAMTAASDAIINNAPISKAGMASSIEEVSYELGSVIGVSILGSISAFIYTSSLQLGNLKVSTVVRDSLDEALIIAEQLPPVAASTLKLAAQAAFNQAFLVVLAVAAGILFLSALIIKIAAHRAKNI